The Leptolyngbyaceae cyanobacterium genome window below encodes:
- the arsB gene encoding ACR3 family arsenite efflux transporter: MSTNHPKTGKLSIQAGGRLSFFEKYLTVWVFLCIVVGILLGKLFPDIAVALDAMSIYQVSIPIAICLFFMMYPIMVKIDFTQATNAIRAPKPVILTLVVNWLIKPFTMVVFAQFFIGWLFRHLIIGNELIRGVEVSIANSYIAGTILLGIAPCTAMVLMWGYLCYGNQGHTLIMVAVNSLAMLFLYAPLGRWLLAANDLTVPWETIVLSVLIYVGLPLIAGMYSRYWILKNKGREWFERRFIKYLSPIAIAALLITLILLFAFKGDLIIQNPLHILLIAVPLFIQTNFIFLISYVAALKMKLSYEDSAPAALIGASNHFEVAIATAVMLFGLNSGAALATVVGVLIEVPVMLMLVEVCKKTAMWFPREPEKATLRDPRCISSF; the protein is encoded by the coding sequence TAAATTATCCATCCAAGCAGGAGGTCGATTAAGCTTTTTTGAAAAATATTTAACTGTCTGGGTTTTCTTGTGCATTGTGGTCGGCATTTTGCTAGGAAAATTATTTCCTGATATAGCAGTTGCTCTTGATGCCATGAGTATTTATCAGGTATCGATTCCGATCGCGATCTGCCTATTTTTCATGATGTATCCCATCATGGTGAAAATAGATTTTACCCAAGCAACTAATGCCATTCGCGCGCCTAAACCAGTTATCCTTACTTTAGTGGTGAATTGGTTAATTAAACCATTTACGATGGTGGTTTTTGCCCAGTTTTTCATAGGTTGGTTGTTTCGTCATTTAATAATAGGAAATGAGTTAATTCGCGGTGTAGAAGTTTCCATAGCAAACTCCTATATTGCCGGAACAATTTTATTAGGTATTGCCCCTTGTACCGCGATGGTATTGATGTGGGGATATCTCTGTTATGGCAATCAGGGACACACCCTGATCATGGTAGCGGTCAATTCTTTGGCAATGCTGTTTCTCTATGCACCATTGGGCAGATGGTTACTAGCAGCTAACGATTTAACTGTACCTTGGGAAACGATCGTTTTATCAGTGCTGATTTATGTGGGTTTGCCACTGATAGCGGGAATGTATAGCCGTTACTGGATTTTGAAAAATAAGGGCAGAGAATGGTTTGAGAGGAGGTTTATTAAGTATCTGAGTCCGATCGCGATCGCAGCCCTTTTAATTACCTTAATTCTCTTATTTGCCTTCAAGGGAGATCTGATTATCCAAAATCCGTTGCACATTCTGCTAATTGCCGTACCTCTGTTCATCCAAACTAATTTTATCTTTCTCATTAGTTACGTAGCCGCTTTGAAAATGAAGCTTTCCTATGAAGATTCTGCACCTGCTGCTTTAATTGGCGCTAGCAATCATTTTGAAGTGGCAATTGCCACAGCCGTAATGCTGTTTGGGTTAAATTCCGGTGCTGCATTAGCAACTGTTGTTGGAGTTTTAATTGAAGTTCCCGTGATGTTAATGTTAGTGGAAGTTTGTAAGAAAACGGCGATGTGGTTTCCTAGAGAACCAGAGAAAGCTACTTTACGCGATCCGCGTTGTATCAGTTCTTTTTAG